In the genome of Methanococcoides burtonii DSM 6242, the window CGACTTGTGTTTACAATTGTAATTGTAATTGCTTTACTGGTTTTTAGAGACTATTTTGTAGACCTCAATACCTCAGGCATGTTCATCTGGCTGATAATAGCACTTTTAGTATCACTCTTTGAAGGTCCTATTTCTACAGGGATCGCTGGCACAGGTAAAATGGGAATTCGACTTACATGTGCTGCCATGGGTAATATTTCACGTGTTATATTGCAGGTTCTAGCGATATATTTTGGTTACGAAGCAGCAGGCCTTGCCGGCGGCGCTGTAGCTGGAATACTTCTGTCAGTTATTATTGAGTATCGCTTTTTTGATCTGCATCTTAAGCGTTTCAAGTGGCATCATCTCAAAAGTTTGTCAGTATTTTCTTTCTGGATATTTTTAACAGCGGGTGGATCATTAGTGTTTTCACAAGCAGACACGGTTATGATCGGATATTTCATGGAGAACGCTGACGTTGGCGTATATAGAGTAGTGCTTCAGTTCACAACTGTTGCTACTTTCACCACGTATGCACTTCGTAATACACTATGGCCCAGAATCAGCCATTGGAGCAAGAGTGGTGATCTCGGGTTGGTAGAAGAATCGTTATCTCGCGCAATTAGCTACTCTTTGATACTGGCAGCACCAATTTTAATAGGGGGAGTTATGCTAGGGGATAAATTATTGTTTCTTTTTTACGGTAGCGAATTTGCAGACAGCTACCTGTTATTGGTGATACTTCTAGCTGTACAGATTGTTAATGTGTTTCAGTATTTTTTCACGATGTACCTGAATGCCATTGATCATCCTAAAGAATCATTTAAGGTCACTTTCATTGGCGTTGCTGCAAACATCGCACTTAATTTCATTCTAATTCCACTTATCGGCATTAGTGGCGCTGCTATCGCAACACTGATAACTATGACTTTAAATGGATTACTTGCAAGACGTGCATTGTCCCAATTTATCACAATACGATTGGAGTCTCAAAGTCTGTTGAATATCATCACAGCTTCGGTAGTAATGGGATTGATAGTTGGCGGTTATCGTTTACTTATACCACTTTCTAATTTATGGGTCACACTTCCAGTGGTTGTCATCGGAGGGGGACTATATGGTGTGGTAGTGCTGAAACTTGACCGGAAGATATGTAGTGAATTGCGTGACATTGTGGAAGGAATGGGTATAATGTGGCCAAAATGGTTGTGAATCAAGATTTATATTCAAAGTATTGATATGGAAAACATTAAAAGATTTGATGATAACCCTGTTTGATACCCCTAAAAATCATGAGTACTCACATTTAAAAGATGGTAACTGAGTGCTGAACTTGAATAAAAATATTGCACTATCCGAGTTAGGCTAAAAGCCATGACTGTACGTATTTATATATATATCGCAATACAATTGGATAACAATGACAAACTCTGGATTAAATTCTCAAAAATACCAAAAATTAAAGATATTAGCTTTGCTTCCAATGAAGGGAAATTCACAAAGAGTACCAAATAAAAATATGAAGCTATTTGCAGGTAATCCACTGTACCATGCAATTTTAGATGAACTACTTGAGAGTAAATATATTTCTAAAATCGTTGTCAATACTGATAGCGAAACAATAAAAAACGATGTTTCTAAAAATTATTATGATTCTGTAATTGTTATAAATAGGCCAAACGAATTATGTGGGGACTTTGTGTCTATGAACGAACTGATCAAATACGACATAGATCAAGTTGATTATCAATATTTTATACAAACGCATTCAACCAATCCATTACTTAAAGCACAAACAATTGATGAAGCAATTATAAAATATATAAAGAGTTTGGCCACTTATGATTCCCTATTTTCAGTTACTAAGCTTCAAACACGGTTGTATGATGAAAATGGGGAAGCAGTAAACCATAATCCAGATGAACTTATCAGAACACAGGATCTGGAACCTCTTTATGAAGAAAATTCTAATATATACATATTCTCAAAGGAATCTTTCAAAAAAGCCGGTAACAAACGGATAGGTTCACATCCTCAAATGTTCGAAGTAAACAAATTAGAAGCTATAGATATAGACGAACCTGAAGACTTTGAATTGGCAGAATTATTATACAAAAAAAGAAGATGTTTGCTATGAATCTAAAGACAAAGTTAAGTGATAATAAATTAACAATAGGTTCTTGGATAACAATAGGCCACCCAAATGTAGTAGAGATTATGGCAAGTGCAGGATTTGAATGGTTAGTAATCGATATAGAACACACTTCTATTGATCTTACTACTGTCCAAAGTTTGATATCCACAATCCAAGCAAGTGGTATTAAAGCATTAGTAAGGGTCAGCAAGAATGAAGAGGTCATAATCAAAAAAGTGTTGGATTCCGGTGCAGACGGGATTGTAGTTCCCATGATAAAATGTCGTGCCGATGCTTTAAAAGCAATCGATTATTCGAAATATCCTCCAGTAGGCAAACGGGGTGTAGGGCTATATAGGGCTCAGAAATATGGAACCAGCTTTGAAGAATACAAAAAGTGGGTTGAAGAAGAACTTGTCATCATTGCCCAGATAGAACATATTGAAGCAGTGAAAAACATTGAAGAGATCATAACTACAGACGGAATTGATGGAGTTATCATAGGTCCTTATGATCTGTCAGGGTCTATGGGACATCCTGGTGAGTTCTACCGGAAGGACGTTGAAAATGCGATTAATGATGTGTTGGAAAGTTGTAAAAGGCACAATTTTCCATCAGGATTCCATGTTATTGAATCAGATCCACACAATCTAATTCAAAGAATTGAACAAGGATGTACTTTTCTGGCATACAGTTTAGATTTTTTCTTCTTAGGGGATAGTGCACGAGAAGGCATGAAAATAATCAAGGAAGGGATTCAGAAATGAAAGTATTTGTATCTACACATCCATTTTCCTCAACATCTCAAACTCCCTTGGAACTTCTAAAATCAAATGAAATCGATGTCATATTAAATTCACACGAAAGAAAAATAACTACACGAGAGCTGGCATCTGATATAGGGAACTCAGATGTATTAATAGCCGGCACTGAAAGAATTACAGAGGAAGTAATAAAAAATGCACCAAATCTTAAATTGATATCTCGTGTTGGAGTTGGTTTGGATGGAGTGAATTTTGAGCTTTGCAATAAATATGGCATAAAGGTTACTTACACTCCTGATGCACCTACTATGGCCGTGGCAGAGTTATGCGTAGGTATCATTCTGGACCTGTCTCGAAAAATATCATACACAGATAGAAATGTAAGAAAAGGTGTATGGGATAGGTATATGGGAAACCTACTTTATGGCAAGACGGTTGGAATTTTTGGAATGGGACGGATTGGAAAAAGCTTGGTTCATTTGTTGTCTTCTTTCAATGTAAAATTCTTGGTCAATGACATTACTCCCGACTTCTCTTTTGGACGTTTGTACAATATTGAGTTTGTATCAAAAAATGACGTTTTGGAAAAAAGTGATATTATTTCCATAAACATACCACTAAAAAAGGATACCTATGATTTTATAACTTTAAATGAAATAAAAAAGATGAGATCTAATGCGATCCTCATTAATACTGCCAGAGGTGGTATTGTAAACGAATCCGATCTTTATGAAGCATTGAAGAACAGCATGATCTCAGGGGCTGGAATCGATGTTTTTGAGGAAGAGCCTTATAAGGGTAAATTGACAGAATTGGGTAATTGTGTTTTGACCTGTCATGTGGGTGCTAGTACAATAAATAGCAGGACAGAGATGGAAACACAGGCAGTAGAGGAAGTAATCCGATTCAAAAATGAACGCCCACTAAAAAATGAGGTGTTTGCAAATGAGTAAAAAAGTACTGGTTTTTGGTGGATGTGGATTCCTAGGTAGTTATTTAGTCGAACGGCTTTGCATGAAAAAGTATGAGGTTACAGTTGCAGACCTAAACCTATCAAAATACATCAATAAAGATATATTTGTTGAATGTAATATTTTGGACAAAATAAAAGTAGCAGAATTGGTTAAAAATGCTGATATAGTGTACAATTTCGCAGGCATGGCCAATTTAGATAAAGCTGTGGAAGACCCTTGTGGGACTATCGAGTTAAATGTGATAGGAAATCTTAATATTCTGGATGCTTGCATGCAATCTGGTGTTGAAAGATTCGTGTACGCAAGCAGTGCATATTCCATGAGCGATAAAGGTTCCTTTTATGGCATCAGCAAATTGACTTCTGAAAAATTGATAGAAGAATATAACGCAAAATACGACTTGAAGTATACTATCATTAGGTATGGTTCTGTTTATAGTGAAAGAATCTCTGAAAACAATTATATATATAACCTACTAAAAAATGCGATTATATCTGGAAAAATTAAACATTTTGGGGATGGAGAAGAAATTAGAGAGTATATTCATGCAAGTGATGTGGCACAACTTTCCGTAGAGATAATCGAATCAAATCAATTTGAGAATGAACATATCATATTAACTGGCATGGAAAGAATGAAACGAAAAGAGCTTTTTGAAATGATAAATGATATTCTTGGAAATAAGCTCGAAATTGAATTAAATGATAACGGCTATGAACATCATTATAAAACTACCCCATATTCATTTACTCCGCGAATAAGTAAAAAACTGATACCAAATCCATATATAGACATTGGACAAGGTATTTTAGAGACTATAAAAAGCATTTATGAGAGAGAAGTTGGGGATAAATGATATTTTTGTCTTATATTTTGGAAGAAGATACTCCCACTTACGGAAACATATCGAAATTTTGGATTGAAAAAAGATCAAGTATCAAGAATGGTGATATTGCAAACAATAGTTCAATTCACACAACTGCACATGTGGGTACTCATCTAGATATGCCATATCATTTTTATGAAAATGGTCAAACGGTCATAGATTTCGATCCAAATTTCTGGATATTTAATTATATATTATTTTTTGAAATAGAAACAGAAGATATAATCATTAAAAATGAGATTCTGGAAATATTGGAAGAAGTGGAGAATAAAGAAAAATATGAGATGTTGATAGTCAAAACAGGTGCATGTAATATTCGCAAAGAACAAAAATATTGGGAAGAGAATAAGGGGTTTTCCCCAGAGATTGCAGATTATCTCAAAAAGTATTTTCCAAATATAAGGATATTTGGTTTTGATTCAATTTCAGTATCAAGTTTTGTCAACAGAATTGTAGGAAGGGAAGCACATGCACGATTTTTAGACCCATCTGCTCCAATCCTTTTATTAGAAGATATGGATTTGAGACAAATCAACAAAAGTACTAGAATTAATAAAGTTATCGTATCCCCATTAAGAATTTCGCAATGTGATGGCTTGCCATGTACTGTTTTTGCAGAGGTCTTAGATGAAAATTAAAAATATTATTTTCGATTTTGATGGAGTGATACTAAACTCCATGGCAATCAAGACAAAAGCATTCAGGGATCTGTTCTCAAGCTATCCTAAAAATGTGGTTGATGATTTTATTGAATATCACCTCAAAAACGGTGGAGTTTCCAGATATAGGAAAATTGATTATTTTCACAAGCAGCTATTGGGAATTGACATCTCCGAAAAAGAGATCTTAGAGTATGCTCAGAAATATTCAAGTTTAACAAGGAATGAGTTGACTGACCCTAATTATTTGATACAAGATACTTTCAATTTTATTAAGTGTAATCACAGCAGATATAATATGCACATTGCATCTGGTGCAGATGAAAAAGATTTGATATATATCTGTAATGGTTTGGAAATCAGCAAATATTTCATGACCATTAATGGTTCTCCAATAATTAAAAGTGAAATAATAGATACTATATTGACTACATATAAATATAAAAAAGAGGAGACTTGCCTTATTGGTGATTCAATTAATGATCATGAAGCTGCT includes:
- a CDS encoding flippase; translation: MYPHTKLINRVLSINPVKRQSLIALFWQIAFTGIGFLSTMYFAHTVGAAILGAYFLFMAYTSIFSMVADGGFGAAAIKRISEGEEPDAYFSASFVLRLVFTIVIVIALLVFRDYFVDLNTSGMFIWLIIALLVSLFEGPISTGIAGTGKMGIRLTCAAMGNISRVILQVLAIYFGYEAAGLAGGAVAGILLSVIIEYRFFDLHLKRFKWHHLKSLSVFSFWIFLTAGGSLVFSQADTVMIGYFMENADVGVYRVVLQFTTVATFTTYALRNTLWPRISHWSKSGDLGLVEESLSRAISYSLILAAPILIGGVMLGDKLLFLFYGSEFADSYLLLVILLAVQIVNVFQYFFTMYLNAIDHPKESFKVTFIGVAANIALNFILIPLIGISGAAIATLITMTLNGLLARRALSQFITIRLESQSLLNIITASVVMGLIVGGYRLLIPLSNLWVTLPVVVIGGGLYGVVVLKLDRKICSELRDIVEGMGIMWPKWL
- a CDS encoding phosphoglycerate dehydrogenase; this encodes MKVFVSTHPFSSTSQTPLELLKSNEIDVILNSHERKITTRELASDIGNSDVLIAGTERITEEVIKNAPNLKLISRVGVGLDGVNFELCNKYGIKVTYTPDAPTMAVAELCVGIILDLSRKISYTDRNVRKGVWDRYMGNLLYGKTVGIFGMGRIGKSLVHLLSSFNVKFLVNDITPDFSFGRLYNIEFVSKNDVLEKSDIISINIPLKKDTYDFITLNEIKKMRSNAILINTARGGIVNESDLYEALKNSMISGAGIDVFEEEPYKGKLTELGNCVLTCHVGASTINSRTEMETQAVEEVIRFKNERPLKNEVFANE
- a CDS encoding cytidylyltransferase domain-containing protein, which encodes MTNSGLNSQKYQKLKILALLPMKGNSQRVPNKNMKLFAGNPLYHAILDELLESKYISKIVVNTDSETIKNDVSKNYYDSVIVINRPNELCGDFVSMNELIKYDIDQVDYQYFIQTHSTNPLLKAQTIDEAIIKYIKSLATYDSLFSVTKLQTRLYDENGEAVNHNPDELIRTQDLEPLYEENSNIYIFSKESFKKAGNKRIGSHPQMFEVNKLEAIDIDEPEDFELAELLYKKRRCLL
- a CDS encoding cyclase family protein, which codes for MEEDTPTYGNISKFWIEKRSSIKNGDIANNSSIHTTAHVGTHLDMPYHFYENGQTVIDFDPNFWIFNYILFFEIETEDIIIKNEILEILEEVENKEKYEMLIVKTGACNIRKEQKYWEENKGFSPEIADYLKKYFPNIRIFGFDSISVSSFVNRIVGREAHARFLDPSAPILLLEDMDLRQINKSTRINKVIVSPLRISQCDGLPCTVFAEVLDEN
- a CDS encoding HpcH/HpaI aldolase family protein; the encoded protein is MNLKTKLSDNKLTIGSWITIGHPNVVEIMASAGFEWLVIDIEHTSIDLTTVQSLISTIQASGIKALVRVSKNEEVIIKKVLDSGADGIVVPMIKCRADALKAIDYSKYPPVGKRGVGLYRAQKYGTSFEEYKKWVEEELVIIAQIEHIEAVKNIEEIITTDGIDGVIIGPYDLSGSMGHPGEFYRKDVENAINDVLESCKRHNFPSGFHVIESDPHNLIQRIEQGCTFLAYSLDFFFLGDSAREGMKIIKEGIQK
- a CDS encoding HAD family hydrolase; translation: MKIKNIIFDFDGVILNSMAIKTKAFRDLFSSYPKNVVDDFIEYHLKNGGVSRYRKIDYFHKQLLGIDISEKEILEYAQKYSSLTRNELTDPNYLIQDTFNFIKCNHSRYNMHIASGADEKDLIYICNGLEISKYFMTINGSPIIKSEIIDTILTTYKYKKEETCLIGDSINDHEAAKKNSILFFGYNCKELAHMNEYISTFNEFDMGANDE
- a CDS encoding NAD-dependent epimerase/dehydratase family protein — protein: MSKKVLVFGGCGFLGSYLVERLCMKKYEVTVADLNLSKYINKDIFVECNILDKIKVAELVKNADIVYNFAGMANLDKAVEDPCGTIELNVIGNLNILDACMQSGVERFVYASSAYSMSDKGSFYGISKLTSEKLIEEYNAKYDLKYTIIRYGSVYSERISENNYIYNLLKNAIISGKIKHFGDGEEIREYIHASDVAQLSVEIIESNQFENEHIILTGMERMKRKELFEMINDILGNKLEIELNDNGYEHHYKTTPYSFTPRISKKLIPNPYIDIGQGILETIKSIYEREVGDK